AGGGGCAATTCATTGGCCAGGATACCCTCCATGTTTTGCGTACCACCTTTTTGTGGAATAATGCCGCCTATGAGCAGATCCGAATCCATAATTATGGCTCGGAGGCCTTTCGGGTTCCGATTACCCTGCGATTTGAGGCGGATTTTGCCGATATTTTTGAGGTGCGTGGGATCCCGCGCAGCCGGCAGGGGGAGAGGCTCTCGCCTCAGGTGACCTCTGATGAGGTGATCCTCCCTTATCGGGGGTTGGATGGGGTGGAACGTCAGACCCATCTGCGGTTTTCGCCCGCGCCAGCGGTGGTGGGCCAGGATTGGGTGCAGTGGTGGGTGCCGCTGCACCCCCAGGAGGAGCGGCAGCTGTGGCTGACGGTGGTCTGTGCCTACAAAGGAGAGGAGGGGGGAGGGGGATCCCCAGATTACGAAGAGGCCCTGCAATCGGAACGAACCCAGCGCCAGCAGATGCGGGCCCAATCGGCCCAGATCGATACCGGCAATGCCCAATTCAACGATTGGCTGAATGCCTCGCGGGATGATCTGCTGATGATGCTCACCCGAACCCACCACGGACTCTATCCCTATGCGGGGGTGCCCTGGTTTAGCACCGTCTTTGGGCGGGATGCTTTGATCACGGCCTTAGCCACCCTCTGGTGGCATCCTCAGATTGCCCAGGGAGTGCTCCTCTACCTAGCTGCCCAGCAGGCCACTGAAGAGGATCCCAGTCGGGATGCCGAACCCGGCAAGATCCTGCACGAGCAGCGTCGCTGCGAGATGGCCAAAACCCGTGAGATCCCGTTTGGGCAGTATTTTGGCAGCATCGATTCAACCCCGTTGTTTGTGGTGTTGGCGGGCCGCTATACGCAGCGCAGCGGAGATCTGGCTCTGCTTAAGCAGCTCTGGCCCCACATTGAGGCTGCCCTCACCTGGATGGATACCTACGGGGATCCCGATGGGGATGGTTTTGTGGAATATGTGCGTAAGGCTCACAAAGGACTGCGCAACCAGGGTTGGAAAGATTCAGATGATTCGATTTTTTATCCGGATGGATCCCTGGCAGAACCTCCCCTGGCCCTGTGTGAGGTGCAGGGCTATGTCTATGAGGCCAAGGTGCTGGCGGCTCAGATGGCTGAAATTCTGGGTCAGTCGGAGCGTGCCACCACCTTAAGATGGCAAGCCCTGAGCCTACAGCAGCAGTTTCTTAAACACTTCTGGTGTGAGGAGTTGGGGGGCTATGCCCTAGCTCTTGATGGAGAGAAAAAGCCCTGCCGGGTACGCAGCTCCAACATGGGTCATTGCCTGTTTTCCGGCATCGCCGACTCAGCCCATGCCGCCCGCATCGCTGCTCAGATGATGCAGCCGGATTTCTTCACTGGTTGGGGGATCCGCACCGTCCCGCAGGGGGAAGGCCGCTTTAACCCCATGTCCTACCACAACGGCTCCATCTGGCCCCACGATAATGCCCTGATCGCGGCGGGGTTTGCCCGTTATGGCCACAAAGCAGAGGCCATACGGGTATTGACGGGTCTATTCGATGCCACCCAGTTTTTGGATCTGAAGCGCTTGCCCGAGCTGTTTTGTGGGTTTTCCCGCCGACAGCGGGAGGGTCCCACCCTCTACCCGGTGGCTTGCTTGCCCCAGTCCTGGGCAGCGGCCAGTGTATTTTTGCTCTTGCAAGCCTGCCTAGGGCTTGAGATCGATGGCCAACATCAGCGGGTCAGCCTGACGCAACCTACCCTGCCCCTGTGGCTTCCCCATGTCACCCTCCACAACATTGCCGTGGGAGAGGGATCCATCGACATCGGCCTTTACCTGCACGGCGGTGGAGTGGGGATCAATGTCTTAGGCCGTAGGGGGGAGGTTGAGCTAATCGTGAAATGAACCTTATCAACCGAGGTGGCTTTCCAATCTCTGCAGGATTTCTCGGATCAGATGTTCATCAGAGCGATTGGGCTCCCCCCCTAGAGGGGCTTGATGCAAATAGGATTCGAGATCCTGGCGGGCCTGTCGCCAACGGCCCAACTGGTAATACAACAGGCCGCGATCCCGCAGTTGTAGCAGGGCTTCGGGGGTCAACAACAAAATTCGTTCCACTGCCGCCAAGGCAGACTCTAGCTCAGCACGGCTCAGGTAAATCTGTTTGAGATTGTTGAGCAAGCGCACCAAGATCATGCGGGAAGGGGTGGGCCGTAGGTAATGGTCTTGTAAAGGGATCCCAGGGCCATAAATTTGGGCCAATCGTTCCTGGCAGTCTTCCGGAAACAAAATTTCTCCCTGATGAAAGGGATCCACAAAAATTTCCGATCCCTCAAACAGGGGACGAACCAAAAAGTGGCCGGGCATCCCCACTCCCGTCATGGGAAATTCCACCCGTCGAGCCAACTCTAGGTACAGCAACGACAGGGTGATCGGGATCCCGGTGCGCCGGTCGATCACCTCATTCAAAAAGCTGTTGCGTGGATCGTAGTAATCTTCGTTGTTGCCCCGAAAGCCTAGGTCTTCGAACAAGTAGTGATTCAAGGTTTTGAGGACGCGCATCGGGTAGCGCTCGGGGGGCAGCCGTTCCTGCACCTCTGCCGCCATCTCATCCAAAGCGGCCCAATACTCTTCCACATCCAAATCTGGGTAAGTCTCTTGGGCGATCCAGAGGGCAGCTCGCCCCAAATCGATCGGATCGGCTTGGATTTCAGCGGTGAACCGTTCTCGGGCGGCAGCAACACTCATGAGCCTTTTCAAGCGAAGCCAACTCAGAATAGCAAGGTACAAAAACTGGTCAACAGCAACGTCACCGCCGTCAAGACAAGGCTGAAGCTCCAAAGCCGCAAAGCCGCGAACAGGAGGAGCCCGATCACCCAAATCAATAGAGCATTCCAATAGGGCCGGTTGGGGGCCTTAGATACATTAATTTTTTGAAAGAAGGGCACCAGGATAAAGGACACATCCAAAAGCAGGCGTGGCAGCCGCAAATTGTCCGGCAGGGGCAGATCCCGCACCGCCAAGTAGAGCAAGCCCCAACTGAGTAAAAGCGGGATCAACAATAAATAGCTGGATTCCGTCAAGAGGGGACGATCCACCACGATCGGAAAGAGGGGGCTGATCCCCCACAGCACATACAAATACAAGTTGAAATTCAGGAGCGGCTGGATCAGGCGCGGCACCCCGAGGCGCTGACTTTGCTGGCTGGCCCACTGGCTGGCCCCACTCACCTGAGCTTCCACTTTGTCGGCTAGGGATCCCGGTTTGTGAGGGGTTTTGGTCGCCGGGGTGGCCCGCCAACCGCAGTGATCACAGTAGGGGGACTTGTGTCGATAGGCCGGGATCGGCTTGCCACAGGAAGGGCAACGTTGGATCTGACGAGGTTGAGGCTTGGAGGTCATGACCGCACACGCTCACTTCTGCTCTAGCATGCCCCAATCCCATTCAATTTACTCCCAGCGCGAAGGACAAACCGATACAAGCAGCGCCCAAGGCCGCTCCCGCGATCACCTGCACAGGGGTATGACCGAGCAATTCCTTCAGATAAGGCTCTTTGAAGCTACCAGCACCTTTTTCTTCAAACCATTCTTCCATGAGGCGATTCAGCACCCGCGCCTGTTTCCCCGCCGCCTGACGGATCCCGGCGGCATCGTACATCACCACCAGCGCAAACACCACGGTAGCCGCGAACAACAGACTATCCCACCCCTCCTGTAGCCCGACGCCGATGGCCAAAGCAGTGACCAACGCCGCATGGGAGCTGGGCATTCCGCCGGTTTCCACCAGCACCCGCAGGTTCACCTTGCCCGACTGCGCATAGGTGAGGATCAGCTTCATGGCCTGGGCCAACAAACTGGCGATCAAAGCGGTCCAGAGGACGTGGTTGGCCATCAACTGTTGCAGCATACGGCTCTCCAGGGCAGGAACTTGAGCGGGGCATCCAACAGAGGAGCAACGGGTGGCAGGGATCCCATCTTGATTCGTCCTAATGCTGACGGCGGGTAATGAAATCTGCTAGGGCCAACAGCGGTTCTGCCTGGGATCCATAGGGGCGCAGTTGTTCTTTAGCGGAGCGGATCAGCTCTTCGGCCTTTTGACGGGAGGCTTCTAAACCCCAGAGGCTGGGATAGGTGGCTTTGGCAACGGCTTGATCTTTGCCTGCCGTTTTCCCCAGTTGCTCACTGGTGGCGGTGATATCTAAGATGTCGTCGATGATCTGGAATGCCAAGCCAATATCTTGGGCATAGCGGCTCAGTCGGGCCAACAACTGCTCATCTCCCCCCGCCAGGATCCCTCCCGACACCACCGAGATCTCCAGTAGGGCACCTGTTTTGTGGGTGTGAATGTATTCTAGGGTCTCCAAAGAGATGGTTTTGCCCTCTGATTCCAGATCCACCACCTGGCCCCCCACCAATCCGGTAGCGGCGACAGCATGGCCAATCCGGGCGATCACCTGCAGCACCAACTGCGGCGGCACCCCCTGAGTTTGGTGGGCAATGTGCTCAAAGGCAAAAGCGAGTAAGGCATCTCCGGCCAGAATGGCAATATCTTCTCCGAAAACCTTGTGGTTGGTGGGTTTGCCGCGGCGGAAGTCGTCGTTGTCCATGGCCGGCAGATCGTCGTGGATCAGGGACATGGTGTGGATCATCTCTAGGGCACAGGCGGTAGGCAGGGCCTGTTCAACGGATCCCCCGGCCAGTTCACAGGTGGCCAAACAGAGGATCGGGCGGAGGCGTTTTCCCCCCGCCAGAACGCTGTAGCGCATCGCCTCGTAGATTCGCTCTGGATAGGTGGGAATCAGGGCGGCCGACAAAGCCTCTTCCACCTGTTGCTGGCGCTGGCTCAGGTAGGTCTTCAGGTTGAAGGTTTGGGCAACCAAGTGGGGT
This is a stretch of genomic DNA from Synechococcus sp. Nb3U1. It encodes these proteins:
- the crtE gene encoding geranylgeranyl diphosphate synthase CrtE — protein: MVAQTFNLKTYLSQRQQQVEEALSAALIPTYPERIYEAMRYSVLAGGKRLRPILCLATCELAGGSVEQALPTACALEMIHTMSLIHDDLPAMDNDDFRRGKPTNHKVFGEDIAILAGDALLAFAFEHIAHQTQGVPPQLVLQVIARIGHAVAATGLVGGQVVDLESEGKTISLETLEYIHTHKTGALLEISVVSGGILAGGDEQLLARLSRYAQDIGLAFQIIDDILDITATSEQLGKTAGKDQAVAKATYPSLWGLEASRQKAEELIRSAKEQLRPYGSQAEPLLALADFITRRQH
- a CDS encoding SirB1 family protein, with protein sequence MSVAAARERFTAEIQADPIDLGRAALWIAQETYPDLDVEEYWAALDEMAAEVQERLPPERYPMRVLKTLNHYLFEDLGFRGNNEDYYDPRNSFLNEVIDRRTGIPITLSLLYLELARRVEFPMTGVGMPGHFLVRPLFEGSEIFVDPFHQGEILFPEDCQERLAQIYGPGIPLQDHYLRPTPSRMILVRLLNNLKQIYLSRAELESALAAVERILLLTPEALLQLRDRGLLYYQLGRWRQARQDLESYLHQAPLGGEPNRSDEHLIREILQRLESHLG
- a CDS encoding amylo-alpha-1,6-glucosidase, whose protein sequence is MPEDIIQIQEQYYIRASASLAETRSHVLKHDNCFAVFDRLGNMRPLGIRDHGLFRDDTRFLSRLVLDLEGKQFLLLSSEVREDKDILAVDLANPEFTTSEGQFIGQDTLHVLRTTFLWNNAAYEQIRIHNYGSEAFRVPITLRFEADFADIFEVRGIPRSRQGERLSPQVTSDEVILPYRGLDGVERQTHLRFSPAPAVVGQDWVQWWVPLHPQEERQLWLTVVCAYKGEEGGGGSPDYEEALQSERTQRQQMRAQSAQIDTGNAQFNDWLNASRDDLLMMLTRTHHGLYPYAGVPWFSTVFGRDALITALATLWWHPQIAQGVLLYLAAQQATEEDPSRDAEPGKILHEQRRCEMAKTREIPFGQYFGSIDSTPLFVVLAGRYTQRSGDLALLKQLWPHIEAALTWMDTYGDPDGDGFVEYVRKAHKGLRNQGWKDSDDSIFYPDGSLAEPPLALCEVQGYVYEAKVLAAQMAEILGQSERATTLRWQALSLQQQFLKHFWCEELGGYALALDGEKKPCRVRSSNMGHCLFSGIADSAHAARIAAQMMQPDFFTGWGIRTVPQGEGRFNPMSYHNGSIWPHDNALIAAGFARYGHKAEAIRVLTGLFDATQFLDLKRLPELFCGFSRRQREGPTLYPVACLPQSWAAASVFLLLQACLGLEIDGQHQRVSLTQPTLPLWLPHVTLHNIAVGEGSIDIGLYLHGGGVGINVLGRRGEVELIVK
- a CDS encoding divergent PAP2 family protein, giving the protein MLQQLMANHVLWTALIASLLAQAMKLILTYAQSGKVNLRVLVETGGMPSSHAALVTALAIGVGLQEGWDSLLFAATVVFALVVMYDAAGIRQAAGKQARVLNRLMEEWFEEKGAGSFKEPYLKELLGHTPVQVIAGAALGAACIGLSFALGVN